The stretch of DNA CCGCCCACCAGAAGCTGAGGCACGCGCTCGCCCGCCAGACCGGCTGAGCCGCAGCCGTCTCCTTCGATCTCCTGCGGCCCCGGTCTCCTGATCGCGGGCCGCATCTTTTTGCATCATCGACGCGCCCCGATCCGGTGGCCGCTGCCGGTGGCGCGGGCCGGCCATGCAAAAGCCCCCGGCGCGTTGGGGGCGCCGGGGGCGGGTTTTGTCCGCTACGCAACGGTTACGAACGCAAACTCGAACGCGAACTCAAACGCGAACACAAACGTAACTCCCGACTGCGCCTTAACGCAGCAGGTTCAGCACGCCCGAGGCGCTCTGATTGGCCTGGGCGAGCATCGCGGTCGCCGCCTGGCTCAGGATCTGGGCCTTGGCGAGGTTCGTCGTCTCGACCGAGAAGTCGGTGTCCTCGATGCGGCTGCGCGCATCCGACAGATTGTTGATGTTGTTGGTCAGGTTGTTGACCACCGACTGCAGGCGGCTCTGTCCGGCGCCCAGCGACGCGCGGGTGGTGTTGACCGCATCGAGCGCGGCATCGACGTCGCCAAGCGCGGTCGAGGCGTCGGCGGCGTCGGAGATATCGGCGCCGGTCGCGTCCGACAGGTCAAGCCCGGTGATGGTGAGCGTCACCGTCTGGCCGTCATCGGCACCGGTCTGGATATCGACCTCGACGTCGTTGGTGCCGAACAGGGTCACGTCGTTGAAGGTCGTGTTTTCGATGATGTCGTCGATCTGCGCGCCCAGTTCGGCGACTTCGGTCTGCAGGTTCGCGCGGTCAGCGTCGCTATAGGTGCCCGAGGCCGACTGCACGGCCAGTTCGCGGATGCGCTGCAGCATGTTGGTCACCTCGGTCAGCGCGCCTTCGGCGGTCTGGGCGAGCGAGATGCCGTCATTGGCGTTGCGGATCGCCTGGCTCATGCCGCGGATCTGCGAGGTCATCGAGCTGGCGATGGCGAGGCCGGCGGCGTCGTCGCGCGCGCTGTTGATGCGCTTGCCGGTCGACAGCCGCTCCATCGCGGTCTGCAGCGAAAGCTGGGCGGTGCGCGAGCCGTTCTGCGCCCTGAGCGCCGCCGAGTTGGTCGAAATCACAGTCATGTCCGGTCTCCGTCTGTGGTCTGGCCGCGCTTCCTCGTCGCAGGAACGACAGCGAAGCCAGAGCAGCCACCCCAGAAAACGGCTCATGTCGTCCGGGCTTTAGCGGATTTTTCGCGCCGCCCCGCGCGCCACCGCCGAAAGGCCTCTACGCGCGCGCGTAGAACAAAAATCAGCGTTAACGACTGTTTTACCTCATTTTTGGATACCGGTCCTCGAACAAGGGGGCCGAGACGATGGGAACCATCTTCCACACCGACAAGGCGATGCGGCAGCACCCGCAGCTCCTGTCCTGGCTGAAGGGGCTGGGCCGGGACGTGCGGCCTTATGCGGGCGACCGGCCGCGCGCCGGCGACCGCTTCGTGATCGCCGAGGGTGAGGCACCGCCCGCCCCGCGCACGACGCTGATCCTGATGAACGGGGCCGACCGCGTGCTGGTGCCGGCGCGCGACGGTGCGCCCGCCCGGCTCGGCTATGGCGCGGAGGATCAGGATTTCGCCCGGCATCTCGCCGCCGCGCTGCTGGCGGGCGATGCGCCGGCGGCCGCCGATCCCGGCAGCCTTGCCCTGTGCGCGCTCGCCGAACGGGTGGCGGCCAGCGACATCACCGTGCTGGTCAACGGCCCGACCGGGACCGGCAAGGAGGTGATCGCCCGCCACATCCACAACAGCTCGCCGCGCGCCGCCGGGCCGTTCATCGCCGTCAACTGCGCGGCCCTGCCCGAAGCGATGCTCGAAGCGCTGCTGTTCGGTCATGTGAAGGGCGCGTTCACGGGTGCAAGCGCCCCGGCGCAGGGCTTTTTCCGCGCCGCCGATGGCGGCACGCTGCTGCTCGACGAGATCGCCGAAATGCCGATCGGCCTGCAGGCCAAGCTGCTGCGCGTGCTGCAGGAGCGCGAGGTGGTGCCGCTGGGCGCGACCGCGGCCGAGCCGGTCGATGTCCGCGTCATCGCCTGTGCGAACCGCGATCTGCCGGCCGAAGTGGCCGCCGGGCGCTTCCGCGCCGACCTTTATTACCGGCTGAGCGTGTTTCCGCTCGCGACCCT from Sphingomonas changnyeongensis encodes:
- a CDS encoding flagellin N-terminal helical domain-containing protein encodes the protein MTVISTNSAALRAQNGSRTAQLSLQTAMERLSTGKRINSARDDAAGLAIASSMTSQIRGMSQAIRNANDGISLAQTAEGALTEVTNMLQRIRELAVQSASGTYSDADRANLQTEVAELGAQIDDIIENTTFNDVTLFGTNDVEVDIQTGADDGQTVTLTITGLDLSDATGADISDAADASTALGDVDAALDAVNTTRASLGAGQSRLQSVVNNLTNNINNLSDARSRIEDTDFSVETTNLAKAQILSQAATAMLAQANQSASGVLNLLR
- a CDS encoding sigma-54 interaction domain-containing protein → MGTIFHTDKAMRQHPQLLSWLKGLGRDVRPYAGDRPRAGDRFVIAEGEAPPAPRTTLILMNGADRVLVPARDGAPARLGYGAEDQDFARHLAAALLAGDAPAAADPGSLALCALAERVAASDITVLVNGPTGTGKEVIARHIHNSSPRAAGPFIAVNCAALPEAMLEALLFGHVKGAFTGASAPAQGFFRAADGGTLLLDEIAEMPIGLQAKLLRVLQEREVVPLGATAAEPVDVRVIACANRDLPAEVAAGRFRADLYYRLSVFPLATLALSARPQDVAALTATMILRHAGQRPALPWPDAAALAALARHDWPGNVRELENVVQRALLLSAGDRIAAADIVFDPSARPAPAAVMDSAPAPADPTLGNIVRLHEVQAIRDALAQCNGNRVETARRLGISERTLRYRLARMREAGEAVATRRSAWA